One Gammaproteobacteria bacterium DNA segment encodes these proteins:
- a CDS encoding nucleotidyl transferase AbiEii/AbiGii toxin family protein, which produces MAARDSYRAQVELLIRCLPAISSAPDFALKGGTAINLFLRDMPRLSVDIDLTYLPVSDRDAALPDIRSQLATIAEALKRTVPGVNVQLVEGDAPKLLVDKSGARMKVEPSVVIRGSLVPPVTSGLCSAAQEAYELFVEIQRLDSADLYGGKLCAALDRQHPRDLFDVMHLQTSGPIPDSIRQAFVAYLAAHRQPIAELLQPNRKPIKDLFTNHFAGMTKKSVDLAELEAARTQLFEWAAGALTDSERRFLLSLKQGKADWSLLPFEGLGKWPAIQWKLHNIRQMSARSHKKALDRLRDVLEL; this is translated from the coding sequence ATGGCGGCGCGCGATAGTTACAGAGCGCAGGTCGAACTTTTGATTCGCTGTTTGCCGGCGATCAGCAGCGCGCCAGACTTCGCGCTCAAGGGCGGTACTGCCATCAACCTGTTCTTGCGGGACATGCCTAGACTCTCGGTCGACATCGACCTCACCTATCTCCCGGTTTCCGATCGCGACGCGGCGCTGCCTGACATCCGCTCCCAGCTCGCCACGATCGCCGAAGCACTCAAACGGACTGTGCCAGGCGTAAATGTCCAACTTGTGGAAGGCGATGCGCCCAAGCTGCTCGTGGACAAGTCGGGTGCGCGTATGAAGGTGGAACCGAGCGTCGTCATCCGGGGCAGCCTGGTACCGCCGGTCACAAGCGGACTGTGCTCGGCCGCACAGGAAGCCTACGAACTCTTCGTAGAGATCCAGCGACTCGACTCAGCGGACCTCTATGGCGGGAAGCTCTGTGCGGCGTTGGACCGACAGCACCCGCGCGACCTCTTCGACGTCATGCATCTTCAAACGTCGGGCCCGATCCCGGATTCCATACGCCAAGCATTTGTCGCCTACCTCGCCGCTCACCGGCAGCCGATTGCAGAGCTCCTACAGCCGAACCGCAAACCAATCAAGGATCTCTTCACCAACCACTTCGCCGGAATGACCAAAAAGTCGGTTGACCTGGCGGAGCTCGAGGCCGCCCGGACGCAGCTGTTCGAGTGGGCCGCTGGCGCCCTCACCGACAGCGAGCGTCGGTTTCTCCTGTCCCTCAAACAAGGCAAAGCTGATTGGTCGTTGTTGCCGTTCGAAGGCCTGGGCAAGTGGCCAGCCATTCAATGGAAGCTGCACAATATCCGACAGATGAGCGCTCGCAGCCACAAGAAGGCATTGGACCGCTTGCGGGATGTGTTGGAGCTTTGA
- a CDS encoding type IV toxin-antitoxin system AbiEi family antitoxin: protein MGSKINQLLQQWPSGEVAALRWLSSLGVDRRLADKYVQSGWLERLGHGVYKRAGATVDWIGAVHALQTQLALAVHPGGITAIELRGYTHYLAFGAREVVLFGHSGTKLPAWFEAHAWSRPVRLVTTGVFAGAEKTTSTLQVGDVDVKVATLERAAFEMMYLVPKRQSFEEAFQVMESLTSLRPQVVQQLLEGCTSVKTKRLFMHAAERANHAWLKHLDLSKVDFGSGRRTIHAGGRLDKKYDLVVADPAQG, encoded by the coding sequence ATGGGCTCGAAAATAAACCAGCTTCTGCAACAGTGGCCATCCGGCGAGGTCGCCGCGCTGCGGTGGCTGAGCAGTCTTGGCGTCGACCGCCGGCTTGCAGACAAGTACGTCCAGTCCGGCTGGCTGGAACGTTTGGGTCACGGCGTCTACAAGCGGGCCGGCGCGACGGTCGATTGGATCGGTGCGGTCCATGCACTGCAGACGCAGCTCGCCCTCGCCGTCCATCCCGGCGGAATCACCGCGATCGAGCTGCGCGGCTACACGCATTACCTGGCGTTCGGAGCGCGCGAGGTGGTCCTGTTCGGACATTCCGGCACGAAATTGCCCGCCTGGTTCGAGGCTCACGCCTGGTCCAGACCGGTGAGGCTCGTGACGACCGGCGTCTTCGCAGGTGCCGAAAAGACCACGTCTACGCTTCAGGTCGGCGATGTCGACGTCAAGGTCGCGACACTTGAGCGGGCGGCTTTCGAGATGATGTACCTCGTGCCGAAGCGGCAGTCCTTTGAGGAGGCCTTCCAGGTGATGGAATCACTGACGTCTCTGCGTCCACAGGTCGTTCAACAGCTGCTTGAGGGCTGCACCTCGGTGAAGACCAAGCGGCTGTTCATGCATGCCGCCGAGCGAGCGAATCATGCGTGGTTGAAGCACCTCGACCTGTCGAAGGTCGATTTCGGATCAGGCCGGCGCACCATCCACGCAGGAGGACGCCTCGACAAGAAATACGATCTGGTCGTCGCCGACCCTGCGCAGGGTTAG
- a CDS encoding class I SAM-dependent methyltransferase has product MLIRNNRRQQLDALSLLVDLHREAKRQGPGGDDETRLAITLSGLGGSKGLKIADIGCGTGASTLVLAKELEASVTAVDFLPDFLHDLNIAAERENLGERIETLAASMHVLPFEEQSFDAIWSEGAIYNIGFSNGIRAWRRFLKRDGILAVSELTWLTQERPAELEQHWIREYPEVDTASAKMAILERNGFSPVGYFALPKRCWLDNYYRPMQARFAAFLARNGNSESAAAIVAAEKREIALYERNAALVSYGYYVARRTAD; this is encoded by the coding sequence ATGCTCATACGAAACAACAGGCGCCAGCAATTGGATGCACTCTCTCTTCTCGTCGACTTGCACCGCGAGGCCAAACGCCAGGGCCCCGGCGGCGACGATGAAACGCGCCTTGCCATCACCCTATCGGGTCTAGGCGGTAGCAAAGGCCTGAAGATTGCCGACATCGGATGCGGGACCGGTGCATCCACGCTCGTTCTGGCGAAAGAACTAGAAGCCTCGGTGACCGCTGTCGATTTCCTGCCGGACTTCCTCCATGACCTCAATATCGCCGCGGAACGCGAGAACCTCGGCGAACGGATCGAGACGCTGGCCGCCTCGATGCATGTGCTTCCGTTCGAAGAGCAATCCTTCGATGCGATCTGGTCGGAAGGCGCCATCTACAACATCGGTTTTTCCAATGGCATCAGGGCCTGGCGTCGCTTTCTGAAACGGGACGGCATATTGGCTGTGTCCGAGCTGACATGGCTGACGCAAGAGAGGCCTGCGGAGCTGGAGCAGCATTGGATCCGTGAATACCCCGAGGTGGATACGGCATCGGCCAAAATGGCGATCCTGGAGAGAAATGGCTTTTCCCCAGTTGGGTACTTCGCACTTCCGAAACGATGCTGGCTGGACAACTACTATCGCCCGATGCAGGCCCGCTTCGCAGCATTCCTGGCTCGCAACGGCAACTCAGAATCGGCAGCGGCCATCGTGGCGGCAGAAAAGCGCGAGATTGCACTCTATGAACGCAACGCGGCGCTCGTCAGTTACGGCTATTATGTGGCGAGAAGGACGGCCGATTGA